One genomic segment of Bacteroides caccae includes these proteins:
- a CDS encoding hybrid sensor histidine kinase/response regulator transcription factor produces MENNQYSYINRRFYASIFCALFSTLLFAFEGDIVSHLNFKKLPALNNLPTDEIQKVYQDKDGFIWLASRYGFYQYDGYEATLYKSNLYAPGLLTNNNILCLVDDYKHNLWIGTQEGLNILNKKTGEIRKILAPEIPNNVVSCLLVTRDHSVWLGTDSGLCKYIAEKDSFVVYHREQTDGVLDYTAIKSLFEDSEGDLWIGTWSSGLYRYVPSTGKFYAYPQLNERNSAHVIYEDTNKNIWVGSWNCGLFKLNNPKDLQRVSYVNYRHKLGDNISLSDDIVYDISEDLNTNTLWVGTRSGLSIMSNDTPGHFINYKSRGSSHYISCDEINSIIRDNSGMMWLGSIGGGVLNADTHQSMFTFHSLNFADDDIPTTSVRSLFTDSDNNIWMGIGTYGLACLEYATGKLKSHSQMPEFTGMTIPTVFSVVQRKGSGEIWFGTYDGGIFAYHKGQRVRNLTPENCKFLGSSCVSALYEDKYANCWVGTRGSLGVQLADGNSFLFENMSFVDGAQLNWFYVRDIIADSDNSMWIATSNYGLIHIEGDIRNPSTLKYYNYSFYNKRMLTNNVLCLHIDKSGRLWVGTEGGGIYLYNRQNDRFEEKNQEYNIPGDMVGSIEEDKNGNLWLGTNVGLVKLGAQMKSNEPVVRVYTEADGLQGNFFIAQSACSREGELFFGGYKGYNSFIPEDMEDIQGDVQFAITDIKIFNRSISTLPLEVQREISPLTPAFTQKIELPYKYNNFNIEFAALTYKNPELNRYAYQLEGFDKDWVYTSAERRFAYYNNLKSGTYKFKLKVTNENGIWNGYIREMTVVVLPPFWATWWAYILYLLIVIGTVIGLYRITKNRILLRNELRLRELEKAKAEELNHAKLQFFTNITHELLTPLTIISATVDELKIQAPKHTDLYVVMNSNIRRLIRLLQQILEFRKAETGNLRLRVSPGDIASFVKNGAESFQPLIKKQKIHFSVLCDPESIIGYFDTDKLDKILYNLLSNAAKYTKEDGFIQVTLSYAENKDWVLLRVKDNGKGISKEKQKTLFRRFYEGDYRKFNTIGTGIGLSLTKDLVELHEGTITVESEEGQGTEFIIRLPIDRSYFREEQIDDEVILPVQKLVAYEEEMDEKQSDEILVTAEKANSILVIEDNEELLHLMTKLLRHEYNVFTAENGKEGIAVLENEDIDLIVSDVMMPEMDGMEFCKYVKGKLEISHIPVILLTAKNKEEDRAEAYEVGADAFISKPFNLAVLHARIRNLLKYKERMAHEFKKQLVFELKDLNYTSLDEDFMQRAIDCVNNHLEDCEFDQPQFADEMKTSKSTLYKKLKSLTGLNTSAFIRNVRLKSACRIMEEKGNSIRVSELAYAVGFNDPKYFSACFKKEFGVLPSEYLDQFVVEKEHE; encoded by the coding sequence ATGGAAAACAATCAATATTCTTATATCAATAGAAGGTTTTATGCCTCTATTTTTTGTGCCTTATTTTCAACTTTACTTTTCGCATTCGAAGGTGATATTGTTTCACATTTGAATTTTAAGAAACTGCCTGCTCTTAATAATTTGCCTACAGATGAAATCCAGAAAGTTTATCAGGATAAGGATGGCTTTATCTGGTTGGCTAGCCGTTACGGGTTTTATCAATATGATGGCTATGAGGCAACGTTATATAAATCAAATCTTTACGCCCCCGGTTTACTGACTAATAACAACATACTTTGTTTGGTGGATGATTATAAACACAACTTGTGGATTGGCACTCAGGAAGGCTTGAATATTCTTAATAAAAAAACAGGGGAGATCAGAAAAATTCTGGCTCCTGAAATTCCTAATAATGTCGTATCTTGTTTGCTGGTTACTCGGGATCATTCTGTATGGCTGGGAACGGATTCCGGGCTGTGCAAATATATTGCCGAAAAAGATTCATTTGTAGTTTATCATCGGGAACAGACTGATGGAGTCCTGGATTATACTGCTATCAAATCTTTATTCGAAGACTCGGAAGGTGATTTATGGATTGGTACATGGTCGTCGGGATTATATAGGTATGTCCCTTCTACCGGCAAGTTTTATGCTTATCCTCAATTGAATGAACGTAATTCTGCTCATGTTATTTACGAAGATACCAATAAAAATATATGGGTAGGTAGTTGGAATTGCGGACTTTTTAAACTCAATAATCCGAAAGACCTGCAACGGGTATCTTACGTGAACTATCGGCATAAATTAGGTGACAATATTAGTTTATCCGATGATATTGTATATGATATATCTGAAGACTTGAATACCAATACTTTGTGGGTAGGAACACGTAGCGGGTTGAGTATTATGAGCAATGATACTCCCGGACACTTTATTAATTATAAATCCCGCGGCTCTTCTCATTATATTTCTTGTGATGAAATAAATTCCATTATACGTGATAACTCCGGTATGATGTGGCTTGGTTCTATTGGAGGAGGAGTCCTGAATGCAGATACACATCAGTCTATGTTTACCTTTCATAGTTTGAATTTTGCCGATGATGATATTCCGACCACTTCCGTACGGTCTTTGTTTACAGATTCTGACAATAATATTTGGATGGGGATCGGTACCTATGGATTAGCTTGTCTGGAATATGCAACAGGAAAATTGAAGTCGCATTCACAAATGCCGGAATTTACCGGAATGACTATTCCCACAGTTTTTTCTGTCGTCCAGAGAAAGGGTAGTGGAGAAATTTGGTTTGGAACGTATGATGGTGGAATATTTGCTTACCACAAAGGACAAAGGGTAAGAAACCTGACTCCGGAAAATTGTAAATTCTTAGGTTCTTCTTGTGTTTCTGCACTTTATGAAGACAAATATGCTAATTGTTGGGTAGGTACACGTGGAAGTTTAGGTGTACAGTTGGCGGATGGAAATAGCTTTTTATTCGAAAATATGAGTTTTGTAGATGGTGCTCAATTGAATTGGTTTTATGTAAGGGATATAATTGCCGATAGTGATAATAGTATGTGGATAGCCACTTCGAATTATGGTCTGATTCATATTGAAGGTGACATCCGAAATCCGTCTACCTTGAAATATTATAATTATAGTTTTTATAATAAAAGAATGCTGACCAATAATGTATTGTGTTTGCACATAGATAAATCGGGACGTTTATGGGTTGGCACCGAAGGGGGAGGAATTTATCTGTATAATAGACAGAATGACCGGTTTGAAGAGAAAAATCAGGAATATAATATTCCCGGAGATATGGTCGGAAGTATCGAAGAAGATAAAAATGGAAATTTGTGGTTGGGGACGAATGTCGGTTTGGTAAAACTGGGTGCTCAAATGAAAAGTAACGAACCGGTTGTTCGTGTGTACACAGAAGCTGATGGGCTACAAGGAAATTTCTTTATCGCTCAATCTGCTTGCAGTCGGGAGGGAGAATTGTTTTTTGGTGGTTATAAAGGCTATAATAGCTTTATTCCTGAGGATATGGAAGATATTCAAGGAGATGTTCAGTTTGCAATTACGGATATAAAGATATTCAATCGTTCCATAAGTACATTACCTTTGGAGGTGCAACGGGAAATATCTCCATTAACTCCTGCTTTTACTCAGAAAATAGAGTTACCTTATAAATATAATAACTTCAATATAGAGTTTGCGGCACTGACATATAAGAATCCCGAACTTAACCGATACGCTTATCAGTTAGAGGGATTTGATAAGGATTGGGTTTATACAAGCGCCGAGCGTCGTTTTGCTTACTATAATAATTTGAAAAGCGGGACGTATAAATTTAAATTGAAAGTGACAAATGAGAATGGTATTTGGAATGGATATATTCGGGAAATGACGGTTGTTGTGCTTCCTCCATTTTGGGCAACCTGGTGGGCATATATTTTATATTTATTGATTGTCATTGGAACTGTCATTGGACTATACAGAATAACGAAAAATCGTATTTTACTACGGAATGAACTCCGTTTGCGTGAATTGGAGAAGGCGAAAGCGGAGGAGTTGAACCATGCCAAGTTGCAGTTCTTCACAAATATTACCCATGAATTGCTGACTCCGTTGACAATTATTTCAGCTACCGTAGATGAGCTTAAAATACAAGCTCCAAAGCATACAGACTTGTATGTGGTGATGAATAGTAATATTCGTCGGTTGATACGTTTATTACAACAAATCCTTGAATTTCGAAAAGCGGAAACCGGCAATCTGAGGCTTCGTGTATCTCCGGGAGATATCGCTTCCTTTGTGAAAAATGGGGCGGAAAGTTTTCAGCCTTTGATTAAGAAACAAAAGATACATTTCTCTGTGTTGTGTGATCCGGAATCAATCATTGGTTATTTTGATACGGATAAATTGGATAAGATTCTTTATAATCTTCTGTCTAACGCTGCAAAATATACCAAAGAAGATGGTTTTATTCAGGTAACTTTATCCTATGCGGAAAATAAAGATTGGGTGCTTTTACGTGTAAAGGACAATGGGAAAGGGATATCGAAAGAGAAACAAAAGACACTTTTCCGTCGTTTCTACGAGGGTGATTACCGGAAATTTAATACCATTGGTACAGGAATCGGGCTTTCATTAACTAAAGATTTGGTAGAGTTGCATGAAGGAACTATTACTGTGGAAAGTGAAGAAGGACAGGGAACAGAGTTTATTATCCGCCTTCCTATTGACCGTTCTTATTTCAGGGAAGAACAAATTGATGATGAAGTAATCTTACCGGTTCAGAAATTAGTAGCTTATGAAGAAGAAATGGATGAGAAACAGTCTGATGAAATATTAGTTACGGCCGAAAAGGCAAATTCTATATTAGTAATAGAAGATAATGAGGAACTATTGCATTTAATGACGAAACTCTTGAGGCATGAATACAATGTTTTTACTGCTGAAAATGGAAAAGAAGGCATTGCAGTGTTGGAGAATGAAGACATTGATTTGATTGTGTCTGATGTGATGATGCCGGAGATGGACGGAATGGAGTTTTGTAAATATGTGAAGGGGAAACTGGAAATCAGTCATATTCCTGTGATTCTATTGACTGCTAAAAATAAGGAAGAGGACAGGGCGGAAGCGTATGAGGTAGGGGCGGATGCTTTTATAAGCAAACCTTTCAATTTGGCTGTATTGCATGCACGTATTCGTAATTTGCTGAAATATAAGGAGCGTATGGCGCACGAATTTAAGAAACAGCTGGTTTTTGAATTAAAAGATTTGAATTATACCAGTCTGGATGAGGATTTTATGCAACGAGCCATTGACTGTGTGAATAATCATCTGGAAGATTGTGAATTTGACCAACCCCAGTTTGCGGATGAAATGAAAACTAGTAAATCTACTTTATATAAGAAGCTAAAGTCTTTGACTGGGCTGAACACCTCTGCCTTTATCCGGAACGTCCGTTTGAAATCGGCTTGCCGGATTATGGAGGAAAAAGGAAATAGTATACGTGTCTCCGAATTGGCTTATGCGGTCGGATTTAATGATCCAAAATATTTCAGTGCTTGCTTCAAGAAAGAGTTTGGAGTTTTACCTTCTGAATACCTCGACCAATTTGTAGTTGAAAAAGAGCACGAGTAG